One window from the genome of Planifilum fulgidum encodes:
- the cmr3 gene encoding type III-B CRISPR module-associated protein Cmr3: MRALLLRPVDTFFFRDHKPFSMGEVSKATGWFPPRPGTVYGALRSGYIHRHSDFHTFYEGKDPEIKRWMGTPEKPGDFSIRAVWLYDAQGAVLPLPLDYQVVKTEKGEQALPLVLCHEKEKGDWASDGSEWRLYASENKKSASPADAYLGENEWRERAAFHQEIPSIARVDRWLAREPKIGIARDNLTMRVREGMLYQLPMHRFKEEQGKGTTGLLVLCDQAPSFDDVRYVLLGGEGRPWHLTTLRRDHLLYSKEEEEKLIQQIRERERARIILLTPAIWKQGTRPACYDRETQELDLGNNLRVKLLTAAVGRPLVIGGWDMKKNRPKKRQYAVPAGSVLIVKVNKEQAEQLVRTVHSMKLTDELEHEGYGCAVCGAL; encoded by the coding sequence ATGAGGGCGCTTCTGCTAAGGCCGGTTGACACCTTCTTCTTCCGGGATCACAAACCCTTTTCCATGGGTGAAGTCTCCAAAGCGACCGGATGGTTCCCTCCCCGCCCCGGCACGGTGTACGGTGCCCTGCGCAGCGGATACATCCACCGGCACAGCGATTTTCACACCTTTTACGAGGGAAAGGACCCGGAAATCAAGCGGTGGATGGGTACACCGGAAAAACCCGGGGACTTCTCCATCCGCGCCGTTTGGCTCTATGACGCGCAGGGAGCCGTGCTTCCCCTTCCTCTCGATTATCAGGTGGTAAAGACGGAAAAGGGGGAACAGGCCCTTCCGTTGGTTCTTTGCCACGAAAAGGAAAAGGGGGATTGGGCGTCGGACGGCTCGGAATGGCGGTTGTACGCCTCGGAGAATAAAAAATCCGCATCCCCCGCCGATGCCTACCTGGGAGAAAACGAGTGGAGGGAAAGGGCGGCCTTCCACCAGGAGATTCCCTCCATCGCCCGGGTCGACCGGTGGCTTGCGAGGGAACCGAAAATCGGAATCGCACGGGACAACCTGACGATGCGGGTCAGGGAAGGGATGCTGTATCAGTTGCCGATGCACCGGTTCAAAGAGGAACAGGGAAAAGGAACCACCGGCTTGCTCGTCCTCTGCGATCAAGCCCCCTCCTTCGACGATGTCCGCTATGTGCTGTTGGGCGGCGAAGGAAGACCCTGGCATCTCACCACCCTCAGGCGGGATCATCTTTTGTATTCCAAAGAGGAAGAAGAGAAACTGATTCAACAGATCCGGGAACGGGAAAGGGCCCGCATCATCCTGCTCACCCCCGCCATCTGGAAACAGGGCACACGTCCGGCGTGTTACGACAGAGAGACACAGGAGTTGGACCTCGGCAACAATCTCCGGGTGAAACTCTTGACGGCCGCCGTCGGACGGCCTCTCGTCATCGGGGGCTGGGACATGAAGAAAAACCGTCCGAAGAAACGGCAATATGCTGTTCCTGCGGGATCGGTGCTGATAGTCAAAGTCAATAAAGAACAAGCGGAACAACTGGTACGGACCGTTCACTCCATGAAACTGACCGATGAGCTGGAACACGAAGGGTATGGATGCGCCGTATGCGGCGCCCTATGA
- the cmr4 gene encoding type III-B CRISPR module RAMP protein Cmr4: MFTKAKPFLLYAVSSVHAGSGSEVGLVDLPIQREQHTGFPKIESSSLKGAIRAACSHQARDDEEAKRRLRLIFGSDPNETEGDGSRELQAGTISLADARLLLFPVKSMRGVFAWVTCPYVLNRWNYELELFGNGSYEKFPVPDVNTVAPDSKLLIQLGGQKDKPTIVLGEYTLDVTPAEETSELGQALERLLSLHDMELEKRLVILDDDTFRDFVTLSTEVNARIRIESEKGTVVNKALWYEENLPPESVLYSFLFTGHVRIKNEDSTQNDGDSFRTDEDVLNYLMNDDNFPSVFQLGGNSTIGRGILRRIWL, translated from the coding sequence ATGTTCACCAAAGCCAAACCTTTCCTGCTCTACGCCGTCTCCTCCGTCCACGCCGGAAGCGGCAGTGAAGTGGGATTGGTCGATCTGCCGATCCAGCGGGAACAGCATACCGGTTTTCCGAAAATCGAAAGTTCATCCCTGAAAGGGGCGATCCGTGCGGCTTGCTCCCATCAGGCCCGGGATGACGAGGAAGCCAAACGGCGACTTCGACTCATCTTCGGGAGCGATCCCAACGAAACCGAAGGTGACGGTTCCCGTGAACTGCAAGCGGGGACGATCTCCCTCGCCGATGCCCGTCTACTCCTCTTTCCGGTGAAGTCGATGCGAGGAGTTTTCGCTTGGGTCACCTGTCCCTACGTACTGAATCGGTGGAATTATGAACTGGAACTCTTCGGAAACGGATCATACGAAAAATTCCCGGTACCGGACGTCAATACGGTCGCCCCTGACAGCAAATTGCTGATCCAACTGGGCGGACAGAAAGACAAGCCTACCATCGTGCTGGGGGAATATACCCTGGATGTAACCCCCGCGGAAGAGACCTCCGAACTGGGACAAGCCCTGGAACGACTTTTGTCTCTCCACGATATGGAGTTGGAAAAACGCCTTGTTATCCTGGATGACGACACCTTCCGCGATTTCGTCACCCTGTCCACGGAAGTAAACGCCCGGATTCGAATCGAATCGGAAAAGGGAACGGTCGTCAACAAAGCCCTGTGGTACGAGGAAAACCTTCCGCCGGAATCGGTGCTGTACAGCTTTCTGTTCACCGGTCACGTCCGGATCAAAAACGAAGATTCCACCCAAAATGACGGAGATTCTTTCCGAACTGACGAGGACGTTTTGAACTATCTGATGAATGATGACAACTTTCCCTCCGTCTTTCAACTGGGTGGAAACTCAACCATCGGACGGGGCATCTTGCGAAGGATCTGGTTGTAA
- the cmr5 gene encoding type III-B CRISPR module-associated protein Cmr5, which produces MGDKVRAIANERAAYAFEKVKGFVDAEKSPQKQREYRSYLKKMPAMVQVNGLGETLAFYYAKDGAYRVIYEQIAEWIKKSMGSLIDEKEKSKEFIEILVNMKSPEYRLVTMEVLALLNWMHRFAEGMIDVKESAR; this is translated from the coding sequence ATGGGGGACAAGGTCAGGGCCATCGCCAACGAAAGAGCCGCGTACGCCTTTGAAAAGGTCAAAGGGTTTGTCGACGCGGAAAAAAGCCCGCAAAAGCAGAGGGAATACCGCTCCTACCTGAAAAAAATGCCTGCCATGGTGCAGGTGAACGGACTGGGGGAAACCCTCGCCTTCTACTACGCAAAGGACGGGGCCTACAGGGTGATTTACGAACAAATCGCCGAGTGGATCAAAAAAAGCATGGGATCGTTGATCGATGAGAAAGAAAAAAGCAAAGAATTTATTGAAATCCTGGTGAACATGAAAAGCCCCGAATACCGTCTGGTGACAATGGAAGTGCTGGCCCTTCTCAACTGGATGCACCGTTTTGCGGAGGGAATGATCGATGTCAAGGAATCAGCCCGATAA
- the cmr6 gene encoding type III-B CRISPR module RAMP protein Cmr6 — protein sequence MSRNQPDKKNEKEKWMIFHPRDTANIYRNLFAVNQSSGRRQSSKKGDPHKQIDHLWYDVHYRQQKTYKKKESKDRLYLLKKEIALSNEQRETYRQVLEQRREALALLSRDQRIKILHGRPMGKTFPGLGAAHVREASLTIHPVYGVPYLPGSSIKGVVRHWALEAFFQGSEKTYETALKGEAGEAQAHHARAIRDIFGDQEHSGAVQFHDAFVCEDVCLKPDVLTVHFKDYYQEKKPPTDDMNPIPTEFYGVETPYFEFVITLTGQNYRNSSLSDEELLEVAGTWLQQALTEMGIGAKTTSGYGSFESFQDKTEEILEVAFQRLKNREEKQKAQEEALRREREERKRQEAWAKKWAEMPEEERLLYEIRQLSKEKEEDREKSKGELFERVVAQAEQGNLEPAKELRKYWEETGDWNVKKKKKKQYEKVQTLLRLLGES from the coding sequence ATGTCAAGGAATCAGCCCGATAAGAAGAATGAAAAAGAAAAATGGATGATTTTCCATCCGCGTGACACGGCGAATATTTACCGCAACCTGTTTGCAGTCAATCAGTCCTCCGGCAGAAGACAGTCATCAAAGAAAGGAGATCCCCACAAGCAAATAGACCATTTGTGGTACGATGTACACTATCGTCAACAAAAAACCTATAAAAAAAAGGAATCGAAGGATCGTCTATACCTGCTGAAGAAAGAAATCGCCCTCTCCAACGAGCAACGGGAAACTTATCGTCAGGTGCTAGAGCAGCGCCGGGAAGCCTTGGCCCTTCTAAGTCGAGACCAACGAATCAAAATCCTGCACGGCAGACCGATGGGGAAAACATTTCCCGGCCTGGGGGCCGCCCACGTCCGGGAAGCATCGCTGACGATTCACCCCGTGTACGGCGTTCCCTATCTCCCCGGCTCCTCCATTAAGGGCGTGGTCCGCCACTGGGCCCTTGAAGCTTTTTTCCAGGGGAGCGAGAAGACGTATGAGACGGCCCTGAAGGGGGAAGCCGGGGAAGCGCAGGCGCATCACGCCCGTGCGATCCGCGACATTTTCGGCGATCAGGAGCATTCCGGCGCCGTCCAATTCCATGACGCCTTCGTCTGTGAAGACGTCTGTCTCAAGCCCGATGTCCTGACAGTGCATTTCAAAGATTATTATCAAGAAAAAAAACCGCCCACAGATGACATGAATCCGATCCCCACCGAATTTTACGGGGTGGAGACACCCTATTTCGAATTTGTCATCACCCTAACCGGCCAAAACTATCGGAACTCCTCCCTGTCCGACGAGGAATTGCTGGAGGTGGCCGGAACATGGCTGCAACAGGCGCTGACCGAGATGGGAATCGGTGCCAAAACCACCTCCGGATACGGCAGTTTTGAATCCTTTCAGGACAAAACGGAGGAAATACTGGAGGTTGCATTCCAAAGGCTGAAAAATCGGGAGGAAAAACAAAAGGCCCAAGAAGAGGCGCTACGACGGGAAAGGGAAGAACGGAAGCGGCAGGAAGCTTGGGCGAAGAAATGGGCGGAAATGCCCGAAGAGGAAAGGCTGCTCTATGAAATTAGACAATTGTCCAAGGAAAAAGAGGAGGATCGGGAAAAGAGCAAAGGAGAGCTGTTCGAACGGGTGGTGGCGCAAGCCGAACAGGGCAACTTGGAGCCCGCAAAGGAATTGAGAAAATACTGGGAAGAAACCGGTGACTGGAATGTGAAGAAAAAGAAGAAAAAGCAGTATGAAAAGGTTCAAACCCTCCTGCGGCTGCTGGGCGAATCCTGA
- a CDS encoding amidohydrolase family protein, whose amino-acid sequence MSNRKLFKGGCVLTLDKSLGDFKKADVLVEKSKIVEVKPSIEGVEDCEVIDASNMIVMPGFVDTHRHTWESVVRNVGADWSLTKYLNSIYFGNIGAKLRPEDGYIANLLGALEALDAGVTTLLDWSMVISQEHTDELIRGLKESGIRAVFAHGIPGDRDYWSRDSRLNHTEDSKRIRSRYFSSDDQLLTMALAIRGPEFSSWSATVHDIQLARELDVLCSMHLGFGTWGPVDRSIEKIRREKLLGPDLNFVHSNTIREEEFKAIADAGASVTVTPEIEMMMGHGYPATGLILANGGRPALGVDVVTSTGGDMFAQMKFALQAERARVNARLLMEGEMPERLSLSARDVLEFATIEGARALKLDHKIGSLTPGKEADIIMIRATDLNLFPMNDPVGAVVQCAHAGNVDSVFVAGRAVKRGGKMLYKNMDRVLRLAREARDHIFSQYGNPDGLWLL is encoded by the coding sequence ATGTCGAACAGAAAGCTTTTTAAGGGCGGCTGTGTGCTCACGCTCGACAAGTCCCTGGGGGATTTTAAAAAAGCGGATGTGTTGGTGGAAAAAAGTAAAATCGTCGAGGTGAAACCCTCCATCGAAGGTGTGGAGGACTGTGAAGTGATCGATGCCTCCAACATGATTGTGATGCCCGGTTTTGTGGATACGCACCGGCATACTTGGGAATCGGTGGTGCGGAATGTCGGTGCGGATTGGTCGTTGACCAAATATTTGAACAGCATCTATTTCGGCAACATCGGTGCGAAATTGCGTCCGGAGGACGGGTATATTGCCAATCTGTTGGGGGCGCTCGAAGCTTTGGATGCGGGTGTGACCACACTGTTGGACTGGTCGATGGTTATCTCGCAGGAGCACACCGACGAGTTGATCAGGGGGTTGAAAGAATCCGGGATTCGGGCGGTTTTTGCCCACGGAATTCCCGGTGACAGGGATTATTGGTCCAGGGACAGCCGGCTGAATCACACCGAGGACAGCAAGCGGATCAGAAGCCGATATTTTTCCTCCGATGACCAGCTCCTGACGATGGCTCTGGCCATCCGGGGGCCGGAGTTCAGTTCGTGGAGTGCGACCGTTCACGATATTCAACTGGCGCGGGAGCTCGATGTGCTTTGCAGCATGCATCTCGGTTTTGGGACCTGGGGGCCCGTCGATCGTTCCATTGAAAAAATCCGGCGGGAAAAGCTGCTGGGGCCGGATTTGAATTTTGTTCACAGCAACACGATTCGGGAGGAAGAATTCAAGGCCATAGCGGATGCGGGGGCTTCCGTGACCGTGACACCTGAAATCGAAATGATGATGGGACATGGCTATCCGGCCACGGGATTGATTCTGGCAAACGGCGGAAGGCCCGCGCTGGGCGTTGATGTGGTGACGTCCACGGGTGGAGACATGTTTGCCCAAATGAAGTTTGCGTTGCAGGCGGAGCGGGCCCGCGTGAATGCCCGGTTGTTGATGGAAGGGGAGATGCCTGAGCGATTGTCTCTCTCGGCGAGAGATGTGCTGGAGTTTGCCACGATCGAGGGGGCCAGGGCGTTGAAGCTGGATCACAAGATCGGCTCTCTCACCCCCGGAAAAGAGGCGGATATCATCATGATTCGCGCCACGGATTTAAACCTTTTCCCCATGAATGATCCGGTGGGAGCGGTGGTGCAGTGTGCCCACGCCGGCAATGTGGATTCGGTTTTTGTCGCCGGGAGGGCGGTGAAACGAGGCGGGAAGATGCTTTACAAAAATATGGATCGCGTGCTCCGATTAGCCCGGGAAGCAAGGGATCACATCTTTTCTCAGTATGGGAATCCGGACGGCTTGTGGCTTTTATAG
- a CDS encoding NUDIX hydrolase — translation MNKDLYFKYEWKYKKEDLKFCPRCGHRLSLEDLHIPNQPQLLCHHCHFIFYLDPKLAVTAVVFNKNKNKVLLLQRNEDPGKGLWAFPGGYVERGQDPFETIKNEVREETGLVVEVGEIIGTFSFPEDGLIQLAYEAIADREEVHVNLESKKGRFFAFDEIPWDELAFSTTEELLCSYVKKANLEIGTRVGQPFLRNT, via the coding sequence ATGAATAAAGATCTTTATTTCAAATATGAATGGAAATATAAGAAAGAGGACCTGAAATTTTGTCCGCGATGCGGGCATCGTTTATCATTGGAAGATCTGCACATACCCAACCAGCCCCAGCTATTGTGTCACCATTGTCATTTTATTTTCTATTTGGATCCGAAGTTGGCCGTGACAGCGGTGGTATTCAATAAGAATAAAAACAAAGTATTGCTTCTTCAGCGAAATGAGGATCCCGGGAAAGGTTTGTGGGCTTTTCCGGGGGGATATGTGGAGCGCGGTCAGGATCCTTTTGAAACGATTAAAAACGAGGTGAGAGAGGAAACGGGACTTGTTGTGGAAGTCGGTGAGATTATCGGTACTTTTTCTTTTCCTGAAGATGGGTTGATCCAATTAGCCTATGAAGCGATCGCTGATCGCGAGGAAGTTCATGTCAACTTGGAAAGTAAAAAAGGCCGATTTTTCGCATTTGACGAGATTCCCTGGGATGAGCTCGCATTTTCCACAACGGAGGAGCTGTTGTGTTCATATGTAAAAAAAGCAAACTTGGAAATAGGTACAAGGGTGGGACAACCATTTCTCAGAAACACCTGA
- the cas6 gene encoding CRISPR system precrRNA processing endoribonuclease RAMP protein Cas6, which produces MYRLCLKVDSPAPFRGNPVGVLSRRFHAFVLKALQRESPELSKELHDRRDRQVFSTHLMLKKGEIRIHTPDREVVSCLQRHFLREAEIDLLDWRGTVREVHCQTFDPAWIDERFSAAFTLHFLTPTTFYQRNNYYPLPELKRLFSSAAKAGEIVTGRRVEWETLEPLIYPVRIEDLHVRTERVRFGEFNIIGFKGRMAMSLKALPEESQRMMWRLLAYGSLMGFGYKTAWGLGQTLLDPLEDARAFFQTPKAPA; this is translated from the coding sequence ATGTACCGGTTATGTTTGAAAGTGGATTCTCCCGCGCCCTTTCGGGGAAACCCGGTCGGAGTGTTGTCCCGGAGATTTCATGCCTTTGTGTTGAAGGCCCTGCAGCGGGAGTCGCCGGAATTGTCGAAGGAACTTCACGATCGTAGGGATCGGCAGGTTTTTTCCACCCATTTGATGCTCAAGAAGGGGGAAATCCGGATCCACACGCCGGACCGGGAGGTTGTCTCCTGCCTTCAGCGCCATTTTTTGCGGGAGGCGGAGATCGATTTGTTGGACTGGAGAGGCACCGTGCGGGAGGTGCATTGCCAGACCTTCGATCCGGCATGGATCGATGAGCGGTTTTCGGCCGCCTTTACTCTGCATTTCTTGACTCCGACCACCTTTTATCAGCGGAATAACTACTATCCGCTGCCGGAGTTGAAGCGCCTGTTTTCCAGTGCCGCCAAGGCCGGCGAAATTGTCACCGGGCGGCGCGTTGAATGGGAGACGCTCGAGCCGCTGATTTATCCCGTTCGGATCGAGGATCTCCATGTGAGGACCGAGCGGGTGCGTTTCGGAGAATTTAACATCATCGGCTTCAAGGGAAGGATGGCCATGAGTCTGAAGGCCCTGCCGGAGGAGTCGCAGCGCATGATGTGGCGGCTGCTTGCCTACGGCTCCCTGATGGGCTTTGGATACAAAACGGCCTGGGGTCTGGGACAAACCCTCCTCGATCCCCTGGAGGACGCCCGTGCTTTTTTCCAAACACCGAAAGCTCCGGCTTAA
- the cas2 gene encoding CRISPR-associated endonuclease Cas2: MKRVVCYDVVDDRRRNRIFKLLKDYGRRVQYSVFEVECDEKSWIQLQFRLFDLMSEEDSLCVYTLCRSCADRAFYRGNFTQWLMEEQNPIL; the protein is encoded by the coding sequence GTGAAACGGGTGGTTTGTTATGATGTTGTCGACGACCGCAGGAGAAATCGGATCTTCAAATTGCTGAAGGATTACGGCCGGCGGGTTCAATATTCCGTGTTTGAAGTGGAATGCGATGAAAAGAGCTGGATTCAGCTGCAGTTTCGCCTGTTCGACCTGATGTCGGAGGAGGATTCCCTCTGCGTGTATACGCTGTGTCGGTCCTGTGCAGATCGCGCCTTTTACAGGGGAAATTTCACCCAGTGGCTGATGGAGGAACAAAATCCGATTTTATAG
- the cas1 gene encoding CRISPR-associated endonuclease Cas1, with product MGTFYLSEPHCFVRKESERLKIYKNRSLLKEVRVQEYSRFFIHESSTLTTDALMLMAEKGIDVVYFSGNRMIGRFVGPENRNVRLRIAQVQAHLSEETSLRIARNLVLAKLKNTRTSLQRFARRKELDFESVIGSLKQAMEQALQAKDLDELRGIEGMAAKRYFEAFPELIRESGFDFHGRSRRPAKDPVNALLNYGYALLRAEITGALQAAGLDPYIGFLHRERYGRESLSFDLMEEFRSILVDNLVVKVINQGMIQPTDFTFELGEPRLKDSARKRFLQAFDRRRKDEVFHRLLQRKMSYREIFHKQAILLAKFLKGEMEDYYPFLAK from the coding sequence ATGGGAACGTTTTATTTGAGCGAGCCTCATTGCTTTGTCCGGAAGGAATCGGAACGACTCAAAATATATAAAAACCGTTCCCTGCTCAAGGAAGTTCGGGTTCAGGAATATTCCCGCTTTTTCATTCATGAATCTTCGACCTTGACCACCGATGCCCTGATGCTCATGGCCGAAAAGGGGATTGATGTGGTGTATTTTTCGGGAAACCGCATGATCGGCCGGTTTGTCGGGCCGGAAAATCGAAATGTCCGGTTAAGAATCGCCCAGGTCCAGGCTCATTTGTCGGAAGAGACGAGCTTGCGGATTGCGCGGAATCTGGTTTTGGCCAAATTGAAAAACACCCGGACCAGTCTGCAGCGTTTTGCCAGGCGCAAGGAGCTGGACTTCGAGTCTGTGATTGGATCTTTAAAACAAGCGATGGAACAGGCGTTGCAGGCGAAAGATTTGGATGAATTGCGGGGTATCGAGGGGATGGCCGCCAAACGCTATTTTGAAGCATTTCCGGAGTTGATCCGGGAAAGCGGCTTTGATTTTCACGGTCGCAGCCGGCGCCCGGCCAAAGATCCCGTCAACGCCCTGCTGAATTACGGCTACGCCCTGTTGCGGGCGGAAATCACGGGTGCTCTGCAGGCGGCGGGCCTGGATCCGTATATCGGCTTTCTCCATCGCGAACGGTACGGCCGGGAATCTTTGTCCTTTGATTTGATGGAAGAGTTTCGCTCCATTTTGGTGGACAATCTGGTCGTCAAGGTGATTAACCAGGGGATGATTCAGCCTACGGATTTCACCTTCGAACTGGGGGAGCCGCGCCTCAAGGATTCCGCCCGAAAGCGCTTTTTACAGGCCTTTGACCGCCGCAGGAAGGATGAGGTGTTTCATCGGCTGTTGCAGCGGAAGATGAGCTATCGGGAAATATTCCACAAACAGGCGATCCTGCTCGCCAAATTCCTCAAAGGGGAAATGGAAGATTACTATCCCTTCCTGGCCAAGTGA
- the cas4 gene encoding CRISPR-associated protein Cas4, translated as MDVLVEAHAINAYAYCPRRCYYEYVEGVFYHNAYTIHGKLLHERVDRFGRELRGERQIHRSLHLRSERLWISVRCDVIEEADGMIYPVEYKRGSQAGWENNHLQLCAQGMALEERIEKAVPFGYLFYYGSFRREKVMLDEELRERTRQTIEAIRSLYELERPPAGIDEGHRCQKCSMVDYCLPQERGRLKGRVAWERFI; from the coding sequence ATGGATGTCTTGGTGGAGGCCCATGCCATTAATGCCTATGCCTACTGTCCCCGGCGTTGTTACTACGAATATGTGGAAGGCGTGTTTTACCACAACGCGTACACTATCCACGGAAAACTGCTCCACGAACGCGTCGACCGCTTCGGAAGGGAACTGCGGGGGGAACGGCAAATTCACCGTTCCCTCCACTTGCGATCGGAACGGCTGTGGATTTCGGTGCGGTGCGATGTGATCGAGGAGGCGGACGGGATGATTTACCCCGTCGAATACAAGCGGGGAAGTCAGGCAGGATGGGAGAACAATCACCTGCAGCTTTGCGCCCAGGGAATGGCTTTGGAGGAGCGGATCGAAAAGGCCGTCCCCTTTGGCTACCTTTTTTACTACGGCTCCTTTCGGCGCGAAAAGGTGATGTTGGATGAGGAGCTAAGGGAACGGACCCGGCAAACCATCGAAGCCATCCGGAGCCTTTATGAACTGGAGCGGCCGCCTGCCGGAATCGACGAAGGACATCGGTGCCAAAAGTGCAGCATGGTGGACTATTGCTTGCCGCAGGAACGAGGCCGCCTGAAGGGGAGGGTGGCATGGGAACGTTTTATTTGA
- the cas3 gene encoding type I-D CRISPR-associated helicase Cas3', with product MIRLLEERGKTYDLPFVGNLRPYAHQAVQLKLVERALKENRQVVLWNRARTGAGKTLANFGYLTKASWVRALGVYPVNELVKDQFQSLKKGLPLKDWDEIALWTAEELRKSRLPGESKLEQLQRLSTRYHRAILTNPDHLVLVAQERLYTPRKEGYDPRLGKAVEVFYRLGEYVLQAFDEFHLYNIAQVNVLAQWIALMAASFPKKGMVFLLSSATPRPEVFRLIEGTGLPIWNVQEEARCWLEEEKPSVYEERIFLEPVHLHVVSAYLPAWNTGERILERWDEIEDYLSEWPKAKGLIILDSIHEAQQLAAALREKGYDVGEVHGLSDRSRSREALAKPITVATATVEVGVDFQGEIWKDFLVFEARNAGSFMQRLGRIGRGSRSNPEPPLHVWAYVPGHVAGQIQDRGNAEMTRSELEEIVTRAYRYYQDFSPYIEKVGGMNLVHGYHLQKKHHVDREQSPALKQIRILCERMYGLGFEEQERQYREWKQKKLLEPVLSFRGQNELEFQLYRWGEEESETFHPDLWFWDETAPDSPLKRYDFHFVLRRRRVRFVDREEMVRRVKEHLSGPEQEEYLEALSRDRVLGYAVAVGVRDKPAKLVWRLPAKAGRCAEELVRLDRLRLESDDSGLNEQLNLLFQSIRRTSWIVYIIKRSVGELTDLLRLPPMFRLYPAKSLQGADWSIAFNSEAFQLWSVWETVRSEVL from the coding sequence ATGATCCGCCTGTTGGAGGAGAGGGGGAAAACCTACGATCTGCCCTTTGTCGGTAACCTTCGCCCCTACGCCCATCAAGCGGTGCAACTCAAATTGGTGGAGCGGGCGCTCAAGGAAAATCGGCAGGTGGTCCTCTGGAACCGGGCGCGGACCGGTGCGGGAAAAACCTTGGCCAATTTCGGATACTTGACAAAGGCTTCATGGGTACGGGCGCTCGGGGTATATCCGGTCAACGAACTCGTCAAGGATCAATTTCAATCCCTCAAAAAGGGATTGCCTCTGAAAGATTGGGACGAGATTGCCCTATGGACCGCGGAAGAATTGCGAAAAAGTCGTTTGCCCGGAGAAAGCAAACTTGAACAGTTGCAGCGATTGTCCACCCGATATCACCGGGCGATTTTGACCAATCCGGACCACTTGGTGCTGGTGGCCCAGGAGCGCCTGTACACTCCCCGGAAGGAAGGGTATGATCCCCGCCTGGGAAAGGCGGTGGAGGTTTTTTACCGCCTCGGCGAATATGTGTTGCAGGCCTTTGATGAATTTCACCTTTACAATATCGCCCAGGTGAATGTGCTGGCCCAATGGATCGCCCTCATGGCGGCCTCCTTCCCGAAAAAAGGCATGGTTTTCCTTTTGTCATCGGCGACGCCCCGGCCGGAGGTGTTCCGTCTGATCGAAGGAACCGGCCTGCCGATTTGGAATGTGCAGGAAGAGGCCCGGTGCTGGCTGGAGGAGGAGAAACCCTCCGTGTACGAGGAGCGAATCTTCCTGGAGCCGGTCCATCTCCACGTCGTTTCCGCTTATCTGCCGGCCTGGAACACCGGTGAGCGCATTTTGGAGAGGTGGGATGAGATCGAGGATTATTTGTCGGAATGGCCGAAAGCCAAGGGATTGATCATTCTCGATTCCATCCACGAGGCCCAGCAGTTGGCGGCGGCGCTCCGGGAAAAGGGATACGATGTGGGGGAGGTGCACGGTTTGTCTGACCGCAGCCGGAGCCGGGAGGCCCTGGCCAAGCCCATTACCGTGGCCACCGCCACGGTGGAGGTGGGGGTGGATTTTCAGGGGGAGATCTGGAAGGATTTTCTCGTGTTCGAAGCGCGCAACGCCGGCAGCTTCATGCAGCGCTTAGGCCGGATTGGCCGGGGGAGCAGGTCCAATCCAGAGCCGCCCCTTCACGTGTGGGCTTACGTGCCGGGACATGTGGCCGGACAGATTCAGGATCGGGGAAATGCGGAGATGACCCGATCGGAATTGGAAGAGATCGTCACAAGAGCGTATCGATATTATCAGGATTTTTCCCCTTACATTGAAAAGGTTGGGGGCATGAACCTGGTCCACGGGTATCATCTTCAGAAAAAGCATCACGTGGACCGGGAGCAGTCCCCCGCCCTTAAGCAGATCCGAATCCTTTGCGAGCGCATGTATGGTTTGGGTTTTGAGGAGCAGGAGAGGCAATATCGGGAGTGGAAGCAAAAGAAACTGCTGGAGCCGGTGTTGAGCTTCCGCGGGCAAAATGAGTTGGAATTTCAGCTTTACAGATGGGGAGAAGAGGAATCCGAGACTTTCCATCCTGATCTTTGGTTTTGGGATGAAACGGCTCCCGACAGCCCACTCAAACGTTATGATTTCCACTTCGTTCTCCGTCGGCGACGGGTGCGGTTTGTGGATCGGGAAGAGATGGTCCGTCGGGTGAAGGAGCATCTGTCCGGACCGGAGCAGGAAGAATACCTTGAGGCGCTTTCCCGGGACCGTGTGCTGGGGTATGCGGTGGCTGTGGGGGTACGGGACAAGCCGGCGAAATTGGTCTGGCGGCTTCCCGCCAAAGCGGGGCGTTGCGCCGAAGAGCTGGTACGCCTGGATCGCCTGCGACTGGAATCGGACGACTCCGGGCTGAATGAACAGTTGAATCTGTTGTTCCAATCCATTAGGCGCACTTCCTGGATTGTATACATCATCAAACGGTCCGTCGGCGAATTGACCGATCTCCTGCGCCTGCCGCCGATGTTCCGGCTGTATCCTGCCAAATCCCTGCAGGGGGCGGATTGGAGTATCGCCTTCAATTCGGAGGCGTTTCAGCTGTGGAGCGTGTGGGAAACCGTCCGGAGCGAGGTGTTGTGA